The Pseudomonas berkeleyensis genome includes a region encoding these proteins:
- a CDS encoding leucyl aminopeptidase, translating into MEFLVKTTRPETLKTATLVVAIGEGRKLGEVAKAVDAASGGALSAVLKRGDIAGKPGQTLLLHSLPGLKAERVLLVGSGKGDLSDRQLRKLVAGVHGVLKGLGGSDALLALGELKVKGRDAYGKTRLIVETLADGTYLFEQFKSKKADPRALKKITLFVDKAELADAERGLQHARAIASGVAFTKDLGNLPPNLCHPSYLAEEAKALGKAHKNLKVEILDEKKLKELGAGAFLAVAQGSEQPPRMIVMHYQGGKKDDKPFALVGKGITFDTGGISIKPAASMDEMKYDMCGAASVFGTLKAVLELQLPINLVCLLACAENMPSGRATRPGDIVTTMSGQTVEILNTDAEGRLVLCDTLTYAERFKPQAVIDIATLTGACIVALGSNVSGLMGNNDALIKQILKAGETADDRAWQLPLYDEYQEQLDSPFADIANIGGPKAGTITAGCFLSRFAKEFHWAHLDIAGTAWISGGKDKGGTGRPVPMLTQYLLDRAKA; encoded by the coding sequence ATGGAATTCCTCGTCAAAACTACCCGTCCGGAAACCCTGAAGACCGCCACCCTGGTCGTCGCCATCGGCGAAGGCCGCAAGCTGGGCGAGGTGGCCAAGGCCGTGGACGCTGCCAGCGGCGGAGCCTTGTCGGCCGTTCTCAAGCGCGGCGATATCGCCGGCAAACCGGGCCAGACCTTACTCCTGCACAGCCTGCCAGGCCTCAAGGCCGAGCGTGTGCTGCTGGTAGGCAGCGGCAAGGGCGACCTATCCGACCGTCAACTGCGCAAATTGGTTGCAGGTGTGCACGGCGTACTCAAGGGCCTGGGCGGCAGCGACGCGCTGCTGGCTCTGGGCGAACTCAAGGTCAAGGGCCGCGATGCCTACGGCAAGACCCGCCTGATTGTCGAAACCCTGGCCGATGGCACTTACCTGTTCGAGCAATTCAAGAGCAAGAAAGCCGACCCTCGCGCACTGAAGAAAATCACCCTGTTCGTCGACAAAGCCGAGCTGGCCGATGCCGAGCGTGGCCTGCAGCATGCCCGCGCCATCGCCAGCGGCGTGGCCTTCACCAAAGACCTGGGCAACCTGCCGCCGAATCTCTGCCACCCCAGCTACCTGGCCGAAGAGGCCAAGGCCCTGGGCAAGGCGCACAAGAACCTCAAGGTCGAGATCCTCGACGAGAAGAAACTCAAGGAGCTCGGCGCCGGTGCCTTCCTCGCCGTGGCCCAGGGCAGCGAGCAGCCGCCACGCATGATCGTCATGCACTACCAGGGCGGCAAGAAGGACGACAAGCCTTTCGCCCTGGTCGGTAAAGGCATCACCTTCGACACCGGCGGCATCAGCATCAAGCCGGCGGCCAGCATGGACGAGATGAAGTACGACATGTGCGGCGCTGCCAGCGTGTTCGGCACTCTCAAGGCCGTGCTGGAGCTGCAACTGCCGATCAACCTGGTCTGCCTGCTGGCCTGCGCCGAGAACATGCCCAGCGGCCGTGCGACCCGTCCTGGCGACATCGTCACCACCATGAGCGGACAGACCGTGGAAATCCTCAACACCGACGCCGAAGGCCGTCTGGTGCTGTGTGACACCCTGACTTACGCCGAGCGCTTCAAGCCGCAGGCGGTGATCGACATCGCCACCCTCACCGGCGCCTGCATCGTCGCTCTGGGCAGCAATGTCTCCGGCCTGATGGGCAACAACGACGCGCTGATCAAGCAGATCCTCAAGGCTGGCGAAACCGCCGACGACCGTGCCTGGCAACTGCCGCTGTACGACGAGTACCAGGAGCAGCTGGACAGCCCATTCGCCGACATCGCCAACATTGGTGGGCCAAAGGCCGGCACCATCACCGCCGGTTGCTTCCTGTCGCGCTTTGCCAAGGAATTCCACTGGGCACACCTGGATATCGCCGGTACCGCCTGGATCAGTGGCGGCAAGGACAAGGGCGGCACCGGCCGCCCCGTCCCGATGCTGACCCAGTACCTGCTGGATCGCGCCAAGGCCTGA
- a CDS encoding DNA polymerase III subunit chi → MPRIEFYVLSSSDAQGRLRAACQLALKAWNAGMPVFVRGSDEAQCDELDEMLWQFKAERFVPHDLHRDAPLSPVVVGIDEVPSTEQGVLINLGSSLSPNVERFARVIEIVNQQPELLNACRENFRSYRQRGYDPKRVEL, encoded by the coding sequence ATGCCCAGAATCGAGTTCTACGTCCTCTCCTCCAGCGACGCCCAGGGCCGCCTGCGCGCCGCCTGCCAGCTGGCTCTGAAAGCCTGGAATGCTGGCATGCCGGTGTTCGTGCGCGGCAGCGACGAGGCGCAGTGTGACGAACTCGACGAGATGCTCTGGCAATTCAAGGCTGAGCGTTTCGTGCCTCATGACCTGCACCGTGACGCCCCGCTGTCGCCGGTGGTCGTGGGCATCGATGAAGTGCCCAGCACCGAACAGGGTGTCTTGATCAACCTGGGCAGCAGCCTGTCGCCCAATGTCGAGCGTTTTGCCCGCGTCATCGAGATCGTCAACCAGCAGCCTGAACTGCTGAACGCCTGTCGCGAGAATTTCCGCAGCTATCGCCAGCGCGGGTATGATCCCAAGCGCGTCGAACTTTAG
- a CDS encoding DNA polymerase III subunit chi, whose translation MDTPKPPQKPAQLLHDLESIRELLGDDSHEPPLLIDSLDPDSIPVLSDIVSAPPGPPPPFNVAPAARHASAPAPISQPTPSPVRANLQPRLHDSTRELQQLDGELRAAAQLILQDVIDDFVPQIEAELKRRLEARLPRLLPPRKS comes from the coding sequence ATGGACACCCCCAAACCTCCGCAAAAACCTGCTCAGCTGCTGCACGACCTGGAATCGATCCGCGAACTGCTGGGCGACGACAGCCACGAGCCACCATTGCTGATCGACTCGCTCGACCCGGACAGCATCCCGGTGCTTTCCGATATCGTCAGTGCGCCACCCGGCCCGCCTCCGCCGTTCAACGTGGCACCGGCGGCACGCCACGCCTCAGCTCCAGCACCAATCAGCCAGCCGACGCCGAGCCCTGTGCGCGCCAACCTACAGCCACGCCTGCATGACAGCACCCGCGAACTGCAACAACTCGATGGCGAACTGCGCGCTGCGGCGCAATTGATATTGCAGGATGTGATCGACGACTTCGTGCCGCAGATCGAAGCCGAACTCAAGCGCCGTCTCGAAGCCCGCCTGCCGCGCCTGCTGCCTCCACGCAAATCCTGA
- a CDS encoding valine--tRNA ligase, with protein MDKTYQPHAIETALYQNWEAKGYFAPQGSGEPYTIMIPPPNVTGSLHMGHGFNNSIMDCLIRFRRMQGRNTLWQPGTDHAGIATQMVVERQLAADGIGRHDLGREKFLEKVWEWKEQSGGTITRQIRRLGSSVDWSRERFTMDEGLSEAVKEAFVRLHEDGLIYRGKRLVNWDTKFHTAISDLEVENHDEKGSLWNLRYPLADGNKTADGKDYLIVATTRPETMLGDSAVAVHPEDERYKALIGTFVELPLLGRRIPIIADDYCDPEFGTGCVKITPAHDFNDYEVGKRHNLPLINIFDKNAAVLAQAQVFNIDGSVNGEIDGSLPAEYAGLDRFVARKQIVAAFDAAGLLEKIEDHALKVPKGDRSGTVIEPWLTDQWYVSTKPLAEKAIAVVESGEIQFVPKQYENMYFSWMRDIQDWCISRQLWWGHRIPAWYDDAGNVYVGRDEAEVRAKHNLGDANLRQDEDVLDTWFSSGLWTFSTLGWPQQTDFLKTFHPTDVLVTGFDIIFFWVARMIMLSTHLTGQIPFKTVYVHGLVRDGQGQKMSKSKGNVLDPLDIVDGIDLESLVAKRTSGMMQPKLAEKIAKQTRAEFPDGIAAYGTDALRFTNLALASTGRDIKFDMGRVEGYRNFCNKLWNAANFVIENTDGQDTGIHGEAVDLSPVDRWIISALQRCEQDVTRHLDAFRFDLAAQALYEFIWDEYCAWYLELVKPVLWDENAPLERQRGTRRTLVRVLEVILRLAHPFMPFITEEIWQRIKSQAGISGETIMLQPWPVANESRIDPAAEGDIEWVKQLMLGVRQIRGEMKISMAKRIDIIVANANDADLRRLADFEPLLSKLAKLESVRVLAAGEEAPMSATALVGEMQVLVPMAGLIDKDAELARLDKEITRLQGEVQRVGGKLANEGFVAKAPAEVLEKERAKLAEAEQALAKLVEQREKIANL; from the coding sequence ATGGACAAGACCTACCAGCCGCACGCCATTGAAACTGCCCTGTACCAGAACTGGGAAGCCAAGGGTTACTTCGCCCCGCAGGGCTCGGGCGAGCCCTACACCATCATGATCCCGCCGCCGAACGTCACCGGCAGCCTGCACATGGGCCACGGCTTCAACAACTCGATCATGGACTGCCTGATCCGCTTCCGCCGCATGCAGGGGCGCAACACCCTGTGGCAGCCGGGCACCGACCACGCGGGCATCGCCACGCAGATGGTGGTCGAGCGCCAGCTGGCCGCCGACGGCATCGGTCGCCATGACCTGGGTCGCGAGAAATTCCTGGAAAAGGTCTGGGAATGGAAAGAGCAGTCCGGCGGCACCATTACCCGCCAGATTCGTCGTCTGGGCAGTTCGGTTGACTGGTCGCGCGAGCGCTTCACCATGGACGAAGGTCTGTCCGAGGCAGTCAAGGAAGCGTTCGTGCGCCTGCACGAAGACGGCCTGATCTACCGCGGCAAGCGTCTGGTCAACTGGGACACCAAGTTCCACACCGCCATTTCCGACCTCGAAGTGGAGAACCACGACGAGAAAGGCAGCCTGTGGAACCTGCGCTACCCGCTAGCCGACGGCAACAAGACCGCTGACGGCAAAGACTACCTGATCGTCGCCACCACCCGCCCGGAAACCATGCTCGGCGACAGCGCCGTGGCCGTGCACCCGGAAGACGAACGCTACAAGGCGCTGATCGGCACCTTCGTCGAACTGCCGCTGCTGGGCCGCCGCATCCCGATCATCGCCGACGACTATTGCGACCCCGAGTTCGGCACCGGCTGCGTGAAGATCACCCCGGCGCATGACTTCAACGACTACGAAGTCGGCAAACGCCACAACCTGCCGCTGATCAACATCTTCGACAAGAACGCCGCCGTGCTGGCTCAAGCCCAGGTGTTCAACATCGACGGCAGCGTCAACGGCGAGATCGACGGCAGCCTGCCGGCCGAGTACGCCGGCCTCGACCGCTTCGTCGCACGCAAGCAGATCGTCGCCGCCTTCGACGCCGCCGGCCTGCTGGAAAAAATCGAAGATCACGCCCTGAAAGTGCCGAAAGGCGACCGCTCCGGCACCGTGATCGAGCCGTGGCTGACCGACCAATGGTACGTCTCCACCAAGCCGCTGGCCGAGAAAGCCATCGCCGTGGTCGAGAGCGGCGAGATCCAGTTCGTGCCCAAGCAGTACGAGAACATGTACTTCAGCTGGATGCGCGACATCCAGGACTGGTGCATCAGCCGTCAGCTGTGGTGGGGCCACCGCATTCCAGCCTGGTACGACGATGCCGGCAACGTCTACGTCGGTCGCGACGAGGCTGAGGTTCGCGCCAAGCACAACCTCGGCGATGCCAACCTGCGCCAGGACGAAGACGTGCTCGACACCTGGTTCAGCTCCGGCCTGTGGACTTTCTCCACCCTCGGTTGGCCGCAGCAGACCGATTTCCTCAAGACCTTCCACCCCACCGACGTGCTGGTCACCGGCTTCGACATCATCTTCTTCTGGGTCGCCCGGATGATCATGCTGTCGACCCACCTGACCGGACAGATCCCGTTCAAGACCGTCTACGTGCACGGCCTGGTGCGCGACGGTCAGGGGCAGAAGATGTCCAAGTCCAAGGGCAACGTGCTCGACCCGCTGGACATCGTCGACGGCATCGACCTCGAATCGCTGGTAGCCAAGCGCACCAGCGGCATGATGCAGCCCAAGTTGGCCGAGAAGATCGCCAAGCAGACCCGCGCCGAGTTCCCCGACGGCATCGCCGCCTACGGCACCGACGCGCTGCGCTTCACCAACCTGGCGCTGGCCTCCACCGGCCGCGACATCAAGTTCGACATGGGCCGCGTCGAGGGTTACCGCAACTTCTGCAACAAGCTGTGGAACGCTGCCAACTTCGTCATCGAGAACACCGATGGCCAGGACACCGGCATCCATGGCGAAGCCGTCGACCTGTCGCCAGTCGACCGCTGGATCATCTCCGCCCTGCAGCGCTGCGAGCAGGACGTGACCCGCCACCTCGATGCCTTCCGCTTCGACCTGGCCGCGCAAGCCCTGTACGAGTTCATCTGGGACGAGTACTGCGCCTGGTACCTGGAGCTGGTCAAGCCGGTGCTGTGGGACGAGAACGCACCGCTCGAGCGTCAGCGCGGCACCCGCCGCACCCTGGTGCGCGTGCTGGAAGTGATCCTGCGCCTGGCGCACCCGTTCATGCCCTTCATCACCGAAGAAATCTGGCAGCGCATCAAGAGCCAGGCCGGCATCAGCGGCGAGACCATCATGCTGCAGCCCTGGCCGGTGGCCAATGAAAGCCGCATCGACCCGGCCGCCGAAGGCGACATCGAGTGGGTCAAGCAATTGATGCTCGGCGTACGCCAGATCCGTGGCGAGATGAAAATCTCCATGGCCAAGCGCATCGACATCATCGTCGCCAACGCCAACGACGCGGATCTGCGCCGCCTGGCCGACTTCGAGCCGCTGCTCAGCAAGCTGGCCAAGCTGGAATCGGTTCGCGTGCTGGCCGCGGGTGAAGAGGCGCCAATGTCCGCCACCGCCCTGGTCGGCGAGATGCAGGTACTGGTGCCGATGGCAGGCCTGATCGACAAGGACGCTGAACTGGCGCGCCTGGACAAGGAAATCACCCGCCTGCAAGGCGAAGTACAACGTGTGGGCGGCAAGCTGGCCAACGAAGGCTTCGTCGCCAAGGCTCCGGCCGAAGTGCTGGAAAAGGAACGCGCCAAGTTGGCCGAGGCCGAGCAGGCACTGGCCAAGCTGGTAGAACAACGCGAGAAGATCGCCAATCTGTAA
- a CDS encoding ABC transporter substrate-binding protein codes for MLQIAKHRWLPLAALTLALGAPGASIAAEQKSVAVTAIVEHPALDSVRDGIKAALEEGGYREGENLKWQYQSAQGNTGTAAQIARKFIGDRPDVIVGIATPSAQALVASTKSTPILFSAVTDPVEAQLVRNWEASGSNVSGVSDLLELDKQMELIKRVLPDAKRVGMVYNPGEANSAVVVRRLKELLPSMGMTLVEAAAPRSVDVGSAARSLVGKVDVIYTNTDNNVVSAYESLVKVGNDTRTPLIASDTDSVKRGAIAALGLDYFEHGKQTGRMVLRVLNGEKPGDIKPETSENLSLFLNPAAAERQGVTLSQELLDSAAEIIE; via the coding sequence ATGCTGCAGATCGCCAAACATCGCTGGCTGCCCCTGGCTGCCCTGACACTGGCCCTGGGTGCTCCCGGCGCCAGCATCGCCGCTGAACAGAAATCCGTGGCCGTCACTGCCATCGTCGAACACCCGGCGCTGGACTCGGTGCGCGACGGCATCAAGGCCGCCCTCGAAGAAGGCGGCTATCGCGAAGGCGAGAACCTCAAGTGGCAGTATCAGAGTGCCCAGGGCAACACGGGCACCGCTGCGCAGATCGCCCGCAAGTTCATCGGTGACCGTCCGGATGTGATCGTCGGCATTGCCACGCCGTCGGCACAGGCGCTGGTCGCCTCGACCAAGAGCACGCCGATCCTGTTCAGCGCCGTCACCGATCCGGTCGAAGCGCAGCTGGTACGCAACTGGGAAGCCTCCGGCAGCAATGTCAGCGGTGTTTCCGATCTGCTCGAACTGGACAAGCAGATGGAGCTGATCAAGCGCGTACTGCCGGACGCCAAGCGCGTCGGCATGGTCTACAACCCCGGCGAGGCCAACTCGGCTGTCGTGGTTCGCCGTCTCAAGGAACTGCTGCCGAGCATGGGCATGACCCTGGTCGAAGCCGCCGCACCGCGCTCGGTCGACGTCGGCTCCGCGGCCCGCAGCCTGGTCGGCAAGGTTGACGTGATCTACACCAACACCGACAACAACGTGGTCTCGGCCTACGAGTCGCTGGTCAAGGTCGGTAACGACACCCGCACCCCGCTGATCGCCTCCGACACCGACAGCGTCAAACGCGGCGCCATCGCGGCGCTGGGCCTGGACTACTTCGAACATGGCAAGCAGACCGGCCGCATGGTGCTGCGCGTGCTGAACGGCGAGAAGCCCGGCGACATCAAGCCGGAAACCAGCGAAAACCTCAGCCTGTTCCTCAACCCGGCCGCTGCCGAGCGTCAGGGCGTCACCCTGAGCCAGGAGCTGCTGGACTCGGCGGCTGAAATCATCGAGTAA
- a CDS encoding ABC transporter permease, with protein MSLFSLFGALEIGLIFSLVALGVFISFRLLRFPDLTVDGSFPLGGAVCAVLIANGTDPFLATLIATAAGALAGVVTAVLNVHLKIMDLLASILMMIALYSINLRIMGRPNIPLIMEPTIFTVLQPEWLIDYIARPLILLVVVIGAKLALDSYFATQQGLAIRATGSNPRMARSQGVNTGAMVILGMAISNALVALAGSLFAQTQGGADISMGIGTIVIGLAAVIVGESILPARRLFYLTLAVILGAIVYRFFIALALNSDFIGLQAQDLNLVTAVLVVIALVIPLAKKRLARRRHI; from the coding sequence ATGTCCCTGTTTTCCCTGTTCGGCGCCCTCGAGATCGGCCTGATCTTCAGTCTGGTGGCGCTTGGCGTATTCATCTCCTTCCGTCTGCTGCGCTTTCCCGACCTTACCGTGGACGGCAGTTTCCCCTTGGGCGGCGCGGTCTGCGCTGTCCTCATCGCCAATGGCACCGACCCGTTCCTGGCCACGCTGATCGCCACCGCCGCCGGCGCGCTGGCTGGCGTGGTCACTGCGGTGCTCAACGTGCACCTGAAGATCATGGATCTGCTGGCCAGCATCCTGATGATGATCGCGCTGTATTCGATCAACCTGCGCATCATGGGGCGGCCGAACATCCCGCTGATCATGGAGCCAACCATCTTCACCGTGCTGCAACCCGAGTGGTTGATCGACTACATCGCCCGGCCGCTGATCCTGCTGGTAGTGGTGATCGGCGCCAAGCTGGCACTGGATAGCTACTTCGCCACTCAGCAAGGTCTGGCCATCCGCGCCACCGGCTCCAACCCGCGCATGGCGCGCTCGCAAGGCGTCAACACCGGCGCCATGGTCATCCTCGGCATGGCCATCTCCAACGCACTGGTAGCCCTGGCCGGCTCGCTGTTCGCGCAGACTCAAGGCGGCGCGGATATCTCCATGGGGATCGGCACCATCGTCATCGGCCTGGCCGCTGTGATCGTCGGCGAAAGCATTCTGCCGGCACGCCGCCTGTTCTACCTCACCCTGGCGGTGATCCTCGGCGCCATCGTCTACCGCTTCTTCATCGCCCTGGCGCTGAACAGCGACTTCATCGGTCTGCAGGCGCAGGATCTGAACCTGGTCACCGCCGTGCTGGTGGTCATCGCCCTGGTCATCCCGCTGGCGAAGAAACGCCTGGCTCGCAGGAGGCACATCTGA
- a CDS encoding ABC transporter ATP-binding protein gives MLSAQNLKITFNPGTPIETRALQGLSLDIPSGQFVTVIGTNGAGKSTFLNAVSGDLPVDSGTIMIDEQDVTRLPVWSRAQRVARVFQDPMAGTCEDLTIEENMALAQQRGQRRGLGRAVRASMREGFRESLATLGLGLENRLSDRIGLLSGGQRQAVSLLMAALQPSRILLLDEHTAALDPRTADFVLQLTARIVAEKQLTTMMVTHSMRQALDVGDRTVMLHQGQVVLDVAGEQRKGLDVPDLLQMFEKVRGEKLADDALLLS, from the coding sequence ATGCTCAGTGCCCAGAACCTCAAGATCACCTTCAACCCCGGCACGCCGATTGAAACCCGCGCACTGCAGGGCCTGTCGCTGGACATCCCGAGCGGCCAGTTCGTCACCGTGATCGGCACCAACGGCGCCGGCAAGTCCACCTTCCTCAACGCCGTGTCCGGCGATCTGCCGGTGGACAGCGGCACGATCATGATCGACGAGCAGGACGTCACCCGCCTGCCCGTCTGGAGCCGCGCCCAGCGTGTCGCCCGCGTGTTCCAGGATCCAATGGCAGGCACCTGCGAAGACCTCACCATCGAAGAGAACATGGCCCTGGCGCAGCAACGCGGCCAGCGTCGTGGTCTCGGCCGAGCGGTGCGTGCCTCCATGCGCGAGGGCTTCCGCGAAAGCCTGGCGACCCTCGGCCTGGGCCTGGAAAACCGCCTGAGCGATCGCATCGGCCTGCTTTCCGGCGGTCAGCGCCAAGCGGTCAGCCTGCTGATGGCAGCGCTGCAACCCTCGCGCATCCTGCTGCTCGACGAACACACCGCGGCACTCGACCCGCGCACCGCCGATTTCGTCCTGCAACTGACCGCACGCATCGTTGCCGAGAAACAGCTGACCACCATGATGGTCACCCACAGCATGCGCCAGGCGCTGGATGTCGGTGACCGCACGGTGATGCTGCACCAGGGCCAGGTGGTGCTGGACGTTGCCGGCGAGCAGCGCAAGGGCCTGGATGTGCCGGATCTGCTGCAAATGTTCGAGAAGGTGCGTGGCGAGAAGCTGGCCGACGACGCCCTGTTGCTGAGTTGA
- a CDS encoding helix-turn-helix transcriptional regulator produces MSTMQTAKGDLLVREAMHFSRDFLGVSGALFYWVDRRRQEMQVLETLDVPPGFLEQYRRGMQPFDPMCVSRMLARHDSVGVLSIARESQNRAEMRHYQGYLDTYGVLDTVDLMFWGEHAAFGGIGFLRTLGDPPIKVDTTGLVALQRLLQASFSAHPHVRQLQLEQRLDACGLSVRERQVAALIGAGASNREIAEAMNITLATAKTYVVRIFEKLNIDSRTALVAFMGQLN; encoded by the coding sequence ATGAGTACGATGCAAACGGCCAAGGGTGATCTACTGGTCAGGGAGGCCATGCACTTCAGTCGCGATTTTCTTGGCGTCAGTGGCGCCCTGTTCTATTGGGTGGATCGCCGGCGCCAGGAGATGCAGGTGCTCGAGACGCTGGATGTGCCTCCCGGATTTCTCGAACAGTACCGTCGTGGCATGCAGCCGTTCGACCCGATGTGCGTCAGCCGCATGCTGGCGCGACACGACAGCGTTGGCGTACTGAGCATTGCTCGCGAATCGCAGAACCGCGCCGAGATGCGTCACTATCAGGGCTATCTCGATACCTATGGCGTGCTCGATACCGTCGACCTGATGTTCTGGGGTGAACATGCGGCTTTTGGCGGCATCGGTTTTCTGCGAACGCTGGGCGACCCCCCTATCAAGGTCGATACGACAGGCCTGGTGGCATTGCAGCGTCTGCTGCAGGCCAGCTTCAGCGCCCATCCACATGTTCGTCAGCTGCAACTGGAGCAGCGTCTGGATGCTTGCGGCCTGAGCGTGCGTGAAAGGCAGGTCGCCGCGTTGATCGGGGCTGGAGCCTCCAATCGCGAGATCGCCGAGGCGATGAACATCACCCTGGCGACGGCCAAGACCTATGTGGTGCGTATCTTCGAGAAGCTCAACATCGACAGCCGTACCGCGCTGGTGGCGTTCATGGGGCAGCTCAACTGA
- a CDS encoding phytanoyl-CoA dioxygenase family protein, whose translation MTLNRLPNTATAEQISQSLREHGYVIVDELASAEQMDRIAAEMAPYIQDTAYGKDNFIGHQTKRTGSLIARSPAARELVMHPSVLGATELFLAHASTFQLHLTQIISVFPGSPAQMLHQDELAWDFFPFPDDYQVQCNLLWAMTDYTEENGATRIVPGSQFVGRKQKYTEEQSIAAVMKRGSALFYTGKIYHGAGSNRSDAIRQAINITYAVGWVRQEENQYLSCPREIAQTLPDDLLKVMGYQYGCFALGYTRDFEDPLTALRDDVAPVAMSIELVDAQRADNGGSFRHNLQSESA comes from the coding sequence ATGACACTCAACCGCCTGCCCAATACCGCCACCGCCGAGCAGATCAGCCAGTCACTGCGCGAGCACGGCTACGTGATCGTCGACGAGTTGGCCAGCGCCGAGCAGATGGATCGCATTGCCGCCGAAATGGCGCCCTATATCCAGGACACGGCCTACGGCAAGGACAACTTCATCGGCCATCAGACCAAGCGCACCGGCTCGCTCATCGCCCGTTCACCGGCGGCCCGCGAGCTGGTCATGCACCCTTCCGTGCTGGGCGCCACCGAACTGTTCCTGGCACATGCCTCGACCTTCCAGCTGCACCTGACGCAGATCATCAGCGTCTTCCCCGGATCGCCCGCGCAAATGCTGCACCAGGACGAACTGGCCTGGGACTTCTTCCCCTTCCCTGACGACTATCAGGTGCAATGCAACCTGCTCTGGGCCATGACCGACTACACCGAGGAAAACGGCGCCACTCGCATCGTCCCCGGCAGCCAGTTCGTCGGACGCAAGCAGAAATACACTGAGGAGCAGAGCATTGCGGCCGTGATGAAACGCGGCTCGGCCCTGTTCTACACCGGCAAGATCTATCACGGCGCTGGCAGCAACCGCTCCGACGCCATCCGCCAGGCCATCAACATCACCTATGCCGTGGGCTGGGTACGTCAGGAGGAAAACCAGTACCTGTCCTGTCCGCGCGAAATCGCCCAGACCCTGCCCGATGACCTGCTCAAGGTCATGGGCTACCAGTACGGCTGCTTCGCCCTTGGCTACACCCGCGACTTCGAGGATCCGCTGACCGCCCTGCGTGACGACGTCGCTCCCGTGGCCATGAGCATCGAACTGGTCGATGCGCAGCGCGCGGACAACGGCGGCAGCTTCCGCCATAACCTGCAAAGCGAAAGCGCCTGA
- a CDS encoding RidA family protein codes for MITRNTPEIGYLGQDVFEAFAFHQSVRAGDTLYLSGIAPLRGNLESLELVGEGDIGAQLDFVLDILDRCLQAEGLERRHLVTWTFYTTDIQALSAVIPARLGPWVGAHRPSSTTLEIQGMIHPAQQLEVTAIAMATP; via the coding sequence ATGATCACGCGTAACACACCCGAGATCGGCTACCTGGGCCAGGACGTCTTCGAGGCCTTTGCCTTCCACCAGTCGGTACGGGCCGGCGATACGCTCTACCTGTCCGGCATCGCCCCCCTGCGTGGCAACCTGGAAAGCCTGGAACTGGTGGGCGAAGGCGACATCGGCGCGCAGCTGGACTTCGTACTGGACATTCTCGACCGCTGCCTGCAGGCAGAAGGCCTGGAACGCCGCCATCTGGTGACCTGGACGTTCTACACCACCGATATCCAGGCGCTCTCGGCGGTCATCCCCGCCCGTCTCGGGCCCTGGGTCGGTGCGCATCGACCCAGCAGCACGACCCTGGAAATTCAGGGAATGATCCACCCCGCCCAACAGCTCGAGGTCACCGCAATCGCCATGGCCACGCCTTGA